One region of Pogona vitticeps strain Pit_001003342236 chromosome 1, PviZW2.1, whole genome shotgun sequence genomic DNA includes:
- the COX7A2 gene encoding cytochrome c oxidase subunit 7A2, mitochondrial isoform X1: protein MLEARGEVQGRVYDCLRAPPPGDLHGRGQDLNPARFSKHLTLGQISRKAISAAPRRQIANKVKEKQQAFQKDDDLPVHLKGGLSDVLLYRFTLLLCVFGVGSMIRDFSRFSKS, encoded by the exons ATGTTGGAGGCACGGGGAGAGGTTCAAGGAAGGGTGTATGATTGCcttcgcgcccccccccccggggatcTCCACGGGAGAggccaggatttgaacccag CCAGGTTTTCCAAACATCTT actCTTGGGCAAATTTCCCGAAAAGCCATAAGTGCTGCTCCTAGAAGACAAATTGCTAATAAGGTGAAAGAGAAGCAGCAAGCTTTCCAG AAAGATGATGACCTTCCAGTGCATTTAAAAGGTGGACTTTCAGATGTGCTGTTGTATCGATTCACCTTGCTCCTTTGCGTGTTTG gagtAGGCTCTATGATCAGAGATTTCTCCAGGTTCTCAAAAAGCTAA
- the COX7A2 gene encoding cytochrome c oxidase subunit 7A2, mitochondrial isoform X2, whose protein sequence is MLRNVLTLGQISRKAISAAPRRQIANKVKEKQQAFQKDDDLPVHLKGGLSDVLLYRFTLLLCVFGVGSMIRDFSRFSKS, encoded by the exons ATGCTGCGAAACGTTCTG actCTTGGGCAAATTTCCCGAAAAGCCATAAGTGCTGCTCCTAGAAGACAAATTGCTAATAAGGTGAAAGAGAAGCAGCAAGCTTTCCAG AAAGATGATGACCTTCCAGTGCATTTAAAAGGTGGACTTTCAGATGTGCTGTTGTATCGATTCACCTTGCTCCTTTGCGTGTTTG gagtAGGCTCTATGATCAGAGATTTCTCCAGGTTCTCAAAAAGCTAA